AGCCGTGCCAGGCTGAGGGCACACCAAGTGGCGGCCCATCGCTGTGCAGACGTGCGTTTGCGCTGGTCGCTACGGACCGTTCGGGGTGAAGTCAGGCGTTCCGACACCGGTGCTTGTAGATGGAGAACCGGCGTGGAGGATGCTCCTTGGAGAAGCGGTCTTCGTCGTCAGACTAGCTGCCCAGCCCGATGAATGGCCGCCTCGGTCAGGTTCTCGGCTGGTCGTCGGCGCGCAAGAAGGCGACGATCTCGCGGATGGCTCGCTTGCGGGTCAGCATGCTGGCGTGGCCCTTGTCCGGGTATAGGCGCAGGCGGCCGTTGGGGATGCGCTCGGCGGTCAGCCGGAACAGTCCCGGCCGGTAGTGCCGGTCTCGGCCGCCGGCGACCACCAGGGTCGGGGCGGTGATGCGGTGTAGCTGGGGGCAGGCGTCGAAGGTGTCCTCCGGACCAGCTCGGCGTACCGGCGCTGCACCTCCCGGCCGTGGGGCGACAGCCGGCAGGCGGTCGCGGCCAGCATCAGCCGGCGCACCAGCTGCGGGTGGTCGATGGCGAACTGTTGGGCGATCGAGCCGCTGGTGGAGATCCCATGGACCAACACCGGGTCCGGGAACTGGCGGGCGGTGACCTCGGCGTAATGGCCGGCCAGGTCCTTGATGGTCGCGCCGACCGGCAGCCCGGGCTGGCCGTTCACTGCGTAGATGGTGGCAGTGCCTGGCCAGGGGCGTGAGGGATTGCAGCTGGAACCGTCGTGCCAGGCCGGTGGGGTTGGCGTGCTCGGCGGTCAGCCCGGAGAACACCACTAGCACCGTCATGGCCGCCTGGGCGAGCAGGTTCGACGCCGGCGCCGACA
The sequence above is drawn from the Actinomycetota bacterium genome and encodes:
- a CDS encoding alpha/beta hydrolase; its protein translation is MNGQPGLPVGATIKDLAGHYAEVTARQFPDPVLVHGISTSGSIAQQFAIDHPQLVRRLMLAATACRLSPHGREVQRRYAELVRRTPSTPAPSYTASPPRPWWSPAAETGTTGRDCSG